The genome window CGCGTCACCGTCGCGGCTGCCCAAAGCGCATGGGATCAACCGCCGCAGCATGGAAGTGCTGCGCGTCGTCCCCGGCTTGGAGGATGCGCTGTTCGCGGCAAGCCGCACCGGCGCAAACGATACGACGGTCATCATTGCGGAAACCGTTACGGGGCCGGCGATTGAGACGCTGGTGACCAAGATGTCGCTTGATGCGACTCGCGTGTCGCCGAGCAAGATATGCGCCGCGGGCCAGGATCGGGTCGAGCCCGTGCTGCTGCGCTTCGCTCGCGAGAACGGCGCCGATATCAGATTTTCCACGGCGTTGGCGCGCTTCTCCCAAGGCGAGGACGGCGTTGAAGCGATTGTGCGCGACGAGGCGTCGGGACGAGAAACCACCGTTTTCGCCGACTATATGATCGCCGCCGACGGCGCCGGCGGAACGATCCGCGACGCCGGCGGCGTGAAGATGGAAGGCCCGGGAGTGATCGCCGATGCGATGTCGGTGCTGTTCGAGGCCGATCTCGACGCCATCCTGCAGCGAGACGGGTTTGCTCTCTATTATTTCCGCAACACGGCGTTCAGCGGCGCCTTCGTCACTTGCGACGAGCCCAATCGCGGCCAGATCAACATAGAATATGATTCCTCCCGCGATCAGCCATCCGATTTCGACGAAGAACGATGCCGGGAACTGGTTCGACAATCTCTTGGCGTCCCTGATCTCGCGGTCAAGATTCTCGATGTTCGCCCTTGGCGGATGGCCGCGCTTCTTGCCGATCGCATGTCCTTTGGCCGGGTGTTTCTTGCCGGCGACTGCGCGCATATCGTGCCGCCGGTCGGCGGTTTGGGGGGACAAACCGCGATCCAGGACGCCGCGGACCTAGCTTGGAAACTGGCGCTTGTGGTGCGCGGCCATGCCGCTCCCACGCTGCTGGACACCTACCAGATTGAGCGCAGGCCCGTGGCGCGAATCGCGATCGCAAGAGCCTTCGCCAATTACGTCGAGCGTCTCCTGCCTGATCGTCAGGAACTGCGCATTCGGGAAGACGAATACGGTTTGCTCGAAACCGCGATGGGCTATCGGTATCGCTCGGACGCGATCATCTTCGATGAAGCGGACGACGGCGCCGCGGTTGACGATCCTCTTCGCCCGAGCGGCGCGCCCGGAACGCGTCTTCCGCATGTCTGGCTGCGGCGCGGCGCGGAGACGATCTCCTCTCATGATCTGATCGGACGCGATTTCATGCTCTTCGCCGGTCCGGACGGCGGCGACTGGATCGAGGCGGCGGAGCGCGTCGGCCTGCGTTCAGGCGCGCCGCTTGGCGTCTGCCGCCTCGGCTTCGACGCCGATGATCCCGAAGAGCT of Methylocystis sp. SC2 contains these proteins:
- the mbnF gene encoding methanobactin biosynthesis FAD monooxygenase MbnF, which gives rise to MSVERVPVLIVGAGYAGLSAATLLAWRGVPCILVERRASPSRLPKAHGINRRSMEVLRVVPGLEDALFAASRTGANDTTVIIAETVTGPAIETLVTKMSLDATRVSPSKICAAGQDRVEPVLLRFARENGADIRFSTALARFSQGEDGVEAIVRDEASGRETTVFADYMIAADGAGGTIRDAGGVKMEGPGVIADAMSVLFEADLDAILQRDGFALYYFRNTAFSGAFVTCDEPNRGQINIEYDSSRDQPSDFDEERCRELVRQSLGVPDLAVKILDVRPWRMAALLADRMSFGRVFLAGDCAHIVPPVGGLGGQTAIQDAADLAWKLALVVRGHAAPTLLDTYQIERRPVARIAIARAFANYVERLLPDRQELRIREDEYGLLETAMGYRYRSDAIIFDEADDGAAVDDPLRPSGAPGTRLPHVWLRRGAETISSHDLIGRDFMLFAGPDGGDWIEAAERVGLRSGAPLGVCRLGFDADDPEELLLPRLRVSPEGALLVRPDGFICWRSRGRSPEALATLDAIFARARGFDARQSSGSRKATLVDAP